The Cucumis melo cultivar AY chromosome 6, USDA_Cmelo_AY_1.0, whole genome shotgun sequence genome includes a region encoding these proteins:
- the LOC103483244 gene encoding exocyst complex component SEC10b, producing MKEARDGSKKGMHSKNPSVSSLPLILDVDDFKGDFSFDALFGNLVNELLPSFQEEEIDSIEGHNISSDAFPNGHVRGASDTIKFSQGLPTPLFPEVDKLLALFKDSSQELVDLRKQIDGKLFNLKKDVAAQDSKHRKTLAELEKGVDGLFDSFARLDSRISSVGQTAAKIGDHLQSADAQRETASQTIELIKYLMEFNGSPGDLMELSPLFSDDSRVAEAASIAQKLRSFAEEDIGRQGISVPSIVGNATASRGLEVAVANLQDYCNELENRLLSRFDAASQRRELSTMAECAKILSQFNRGTSAMQHYVATRPMFIDVEIMNADTRLVLGEQGLQATPSNVSRGLSSLYKEITDTVRKEAATIMAVFPSPNDVMSILVQRVLEQRVTALLDKLLVKPSLVNLPPMEEGGLLLYLRMLAVAYEKTQELARDLRAVGCGDLDVEGLTESLFSAHKEEYPEHEQASLRQLYQAKMEELRAENQQVPESSGTIGRSKGASISTSPQQISVTVVTEFVRWNEEAVSRCTLFSSQPATLAANVRSVFTCLLDEVSQYITDGLERARDSLTEAAALRERFVLGTSVSRRVAAAAASAAEAAAAAGESSFRSFMVAVQRCGSSVAIVQQYFANSISRLLLPVDGAHAASCEEMSTAMSSAEASAYKGLQQCIETVMAEVERLLSAEQKATDYRSPDDGIAPDHRPTNACTRVVAYLSRVLESAFTALEGLNKQAFLTELGNRLHKGLLNHWQKFTFNPSGGLRLKRDITEYGEFVRSFNAPSVDENFELLGIMANVFIVAPESLSTLFEGTPSIRKDAQRFIQLREDYKSAKLAARLSSLWPSSS from the exons ATGAAAGAGGCTAGAGATGGGTCCAAGAAAGGCATGCATTCAAAAAATCCATCTGTTAGCTCACTTCCCCTCATTTTGGACGTTGATGATTTTAAG GGTGATTTTTCCTTTGATGCGCTGTTTGGAAATTTGGTGAATGAGCTCCTTCCATCATTTCAAGAGGAAGAAATTGATTCAATAGAAGGACACAACATTAGCAGTGATGCTTTCCCTAATGGGCATGTACGAGGAGCATCGGATACCATTAAATTCTCCCAAGGGCTACCAACTCCTTTGTTTCCAGAAGTTGACAAGCTCTTAGCCCTGTTCAAGGATTCCAGCCAAGAGTTGGTCGATCTTCGGAAACAG ATCGATGGTAAACTTTTCAATCTCAAGAAAGATGTTGCTGCCCAAGATTCCAAGCATCGCAAGACACTTGCTGAG TTGGAAAAAGGTGTAGATGGCCTATTCGACAGTTTTGCAAGGCTAGATTCACGCATTTCAAGCGTTGGACAGACTGCTGCAAAAATAGGAGATCATCTGCAA AGTGCAGATGCTCAAAGGGAAACTGCTAGTCAAACAATAGAGTTGATAAAG TACTTGATGGAATTCAATGGCAGCCCCGGTGACTTAATGGAGCTTTCACCATTATTCTCTGATGATAGTCGTGTTGCAGAGGCGGCCTCAATTGCACAAAAATTGC gGTCATTTGCTGAGGAAGATATTGGacggcaagggatatctgttccaTCAATTGTAGGAAATGCAACTGCCAGCAGGGGTTTAGAAGTTGCAGTTGCTAACCTTCAGGACTACTGTAATG AACTGGAAAATAGATTGCTGTCTCGTTTTGATGCAGCATCACAAAGAAGAGAATTGTCTACTATGGCTGAATGTGCTAAAATTCTTTCACAG TTTAACAGAGGTACTAGTGCCATGCAACATTATGTGGCGACACGTCCCATGTTTATTGATGTTGAAATTATGAATGCGGACACCAGATTGGTCCTTGGTGAGCAGGGTTTGCAGGCCACTCCGAGCAATGTTTCTCGTGGGCTATCTTCCTTGTACAAAGAAATTACAG ATACTGTAAGAAAAGAAGCTGCAACAATAATGGCAGTATTTCCTTCTCCGAATGATGTTATGTCAATCTTAGTCCAG CGTGTATTGGAGCAACGGGTCACAGCTCTGTTAGACAAGTTATTGGTGAAGCCATCCCTTGTGAATCTTCCTCCAATGGAAGAAGGCGGGCTTTTATTA TACCTTAGAATGCTGGCTGTGGCATATGAGAAGACGCAAGAGCTTGCTAGAGACCTAAGAGCTGTTGGGTGTGGTGATTTGGACGTTGAAG GCCTCACAGAGTCTTTGTTTTCTGCTCACAAGGAAGAGTATCCGGAGCATGAACAGGCATCTCTCAGACAGCTGTATCAGGCTAAG ATGGAGGAGTTACGTGCAGAGAATCAGCAAGTTCCTGAGTCATCTGGTACTATAGGACGTTCAAAAGGAGCTTCAATATCAACTTCACCTCAGCAAATTTCTGTTACTGTTGTTACAGAGTTTGTGAGATGGAATGAGGAAGCAGTTTCAAGATGCACTTTGTTCTCATCTCAA CCTGCTACTCTGGCGGCCAATGTGAGATCTGTATTTACTTGTCTGCTTGATGAA GTCAGTCAGTATATTACGGATGGGCTTGAACGGGCTAGGGATAGTTTGACTGAAGCAGCTGCTTTGAGGGAAAGGTTTGTGCTGGGTACGAGTGTTAGTAGAAGAGTGGCTGCTGCAGCTGCTTCAGCA GCAGAAGCAGCAGCAGCAGCTGGTGAAAGTAGTTTCAGATCTTTCATGGTTGCTGTACAGCGTTGTGGTAGTAGTGTTGCAATAGTCCAACAA TACTTTGCAAACTCAATTTCCCGGCTGTTGCTTCCTGTGGATGGTGCCCATGCTGCTTCATGCGAAGAGATGTCAACAGCTATGTCTAGTGCGGAGGCTTCAGCATATAAGGGACTACAACAGTGCATTGAAACTGTAATGGCTGAG GTTGAGCGATTGCTTTCTGCTGAACAAAAGGCTACAGATTATCGATCTCCTGATGACGGAATTGCTCCTGATCATCGGCCAACAAATGCTTGCACGAG AGTTGTGGCTTACCTTTCTCGCGTGCTTGAGTCTGCATTTACTGCCCTTGAAGGTCTTAACAAGCAAGCTTTCTTAACTGAGCTG GGAAATCGGTTGCACAAAGGCCTCCTCAACCACTGGCAGAAATTCACTTTTAATCCTAG CGGAGGCCTACGTCTGAAGCGTGACATTACAGAGTATGGAGAATTTGTCCGCAGTTTTAATGCTCCTTCTGTTGATGAAAATTTTGAGTTACTGGGCAT CATGGCCAATGTCTTTATTGTTGCTCCTGAAAGTCTCTCAACTCTATTTGAGGGCACTCCAAGTATTCGGAAAGATGCACAGAG GTTTATCCAGCTTAGAGAAGATTACAAGAGTGCAAAACTTGCAGCACGACTTAGTTCCCTGTGGCCAAGCTCAAGTTGA
- the LOC103483245 gene encoding heavy metal-associated isoprenylated plant protein 39: protein MKKVVLKLDLHDDKAKKKALKLVSTLAGIDSIAMDMKERKLTVIGPVDPVTIVSKLRKFWPAEIISVGPAVEPKKEEEKKEGEGKKEEEKKKEEGEGKKEEETKKKDQEGGGEGGEKKNQNPNPNDAVLELVRAYRAYNPHLTTYYYVQSMEENPNSCAIC, encoded by the exons ATGAAG AAGGTTGTTCTTAAGCTCGATTTGCACGATGATAAAGCGAAGAAGAAAGCCTTGAAGCTAGTATCCACTCTCGCAG GAATCGACTCGATTGCGATGGATATGAAAGAGAGGAAACTAACAGTAATCGGGCCGGTAGATCCGGTGACGATCGTGAGTAAACTGAGGAAATTCTGGCCGGCGGAAATCATATCCGTGGGACCGGCGGTGGAGCCGAAAAAGGAAGAGGAGAAGAAGGAAGGAGAAgggaaaaaggaagaagagaagaagaaagaggaaggagaagggaagaaggaagaagagacgAAGAAGAAAGATCAGGAAGGTGGAGGAGAAGGAGGGGAGAagaagaatcaaaatccgaacCCAAACGATGCCGTTTTGGAACTGGTAAGAGCTTATAGAGCTTATAATCCTCATCTCACAACTTATTATTATGTTCAAAGCATGGAGGAGAATCCAAATTCTTGTGCCATTTGTTAG
- the LOC103483247 gene encoding uncharacterized protein At1g01500, which translates to MDFQERDSSPISRTSNSYTNGLSLTHSAWFEVRLFYVRISPCVIASVPDHLNLRHLRREIGVSLEINGSQIPASDSASIALRRDRLNKESSEVTYVSTDSIRLTGGVEFEVYENEDLILCGSLERMDANWINGSVGLENNSKTGWTMECFMAASMCSGSSAFFQPKLGVSSPAIEVYIAGCCSGMPVILTQTIQVSPRRRNLRQVVLDAIPEDEEVGKEENGSNGLIRHQKLQMLETEVDDYDPDGKMVHGFYSDDMYTGEDGQLSWFNAGVRVGVGIGLGVCLGVGIGVGLLMRSYQTTTRHFRRRFM; encoded by the exons ATGGACTTTCAAGAAAGAGATTCGTCCCCCATTTCCAGGACCTCGAATTCGTATACAAATGGCCTTTCCTTGACTCATTCTGCTTGGTTTGAGGTTCGCCTTTTCTATGTTCGAATTTCTCCCTGTGTGATTGCTAGCGTTCCTGACCATCTTAATCTGCGCCACCTTCGACGTGAAATTGGTGTTTCTCTTGAGATTAATGGCTCTCAAATTCCTGCCTCTGACTCCGCTTCTATTGCCCTTCGTCGTGATCGCCTTAATAAGGAATCCTCCGAGGTTACGTATGTTAGCACTGACAGCATCCGGCTTACGGGCGGTGTCGAGTTTGAGGTCTATGAGAATGAGGATTTGATTCTTTGTGGCTCTTTGGAACGAATGGACGCCAATTGGATTAATGGGAGCGTTGGATTGGAGAACAATTCCAAGACAGGTTGGACTATGGAATGTTTTATGGCTGCCTCCATGTGTTCGGGTTCCTCCGCCTTTTTCCAGCCTAAACTTGGGGTTTCCTCGCCGGCAATCGAGGTTTATATTGCTGGTTGTTGCTCTGGTATGCCAGTGATCTTGACGCAGACAATTCAGGTTAGTCCGAGGCGGAGGAACTTGAGGCAAGTTGTCCTGGATGCAATTCCCGAGGATGAAGAAGTTGGAAAGGAGGAGAATGGAAGTAATGGGTTGATTCGGCACCAGAAACTGCAG ATGTTAGAGACTGAAGTTGATGATTATGACCCAGATGGTAAAATGGTACATGGTTTCTACAGTGATGATATGTACACTGGCGAAGATGGGCAGCTCTCGTGGTTTAATGCAGGTGTTAGAGTGGGTGTTGGTATTGGTCTTGGAGTGTGCCTTGGAGTTGGAATTGGGGTTGGTTTGCTCATGCGTTCATACCAAACCACAACAAGACACTTTAGACGACGGTTTATGTAA